The following are encoded together in the Vigna angularis cultivar LongXiaoDou No.4 chromosome 9, ASM1680809v1, whole genome shotgun sequence genome:
- the LOC108347737 gene encoding RAP domain-containing protein, chloroplastic, with translation MEGLWNSLLNQSCLKPFGFTPRLGYTFPVVTTRTGSLNRKPESCTLRSNCTQLGRDTGTSSQRVGVDALDNGGDGEESNVEWESEFLGEVDPLGYRAPSKKREKVQRSKLLEETDEMDWCVRARKKALKSIEARGMSHLIEDLVTVKKKKKDKKKLESKKKIIVKKIENIEDLDFSLEDEFPQPINPLNDVDDLKRRVSMFSNGVFIEKKEKTKEEFVNRLSQFSGPSDHRKEVNLNKAITEAQTADDVLEITYETIVAVAKGLSPSPLSPLNIATALHRIAKNMEKVTMTRTRRLAFARQKEMSMLVSVAMTALPECSAQGISNISWALSKIGGELLYLSEMDRIAEVALTKVGDFNSQNIANIAGAFAAMQHSAPDLFSELSKRASIIIHTFQEQELAQLLWAFASLYEPADLVFDSLDIVFKDSCQLRGCTSEKTSSNDEQISVDRTGALNGSLSSPVLTLTRDQLGTIAWSYAVFGQMDRSFFSHVWKTLRNYEEQRVSEFYREDIMFASQVHLVNQCLKLEFPHLQLSLCGEFEEKVALAGKTKRFNQKITSSFQKEVGRLLISTGLEWVKEYVVDGYTLDAVLVDKKLALEIDGPTHFSRNTGVPLGHTMLKRRYITACGWKVASVSHLEWEETQGAFEQVEYLRNILKNHLDEGYAETTLTGVK, from the exons ATGGAAGGGTTATGGAATTCCTTGCTTAACCAAAGTTGCTTAAAACCCTTTGGTTTCACTCCAAGACTTGGTTATACTTTCCCAGTGGTTACAACTAGAACTGGGAGTTTAAATCGAAAACCTGAATCCTGCACCCTGAGAAGTAACTGCACACAATTGGGTAGAGACACTGGCACTAGTTCCCAGAGGGTTGGAGTTGATGCACTGGATAATGGTGGTGATGGAGAGGAATCTAATGTGGAGTGGGAATCTGAGTTTCTTGGGGAAGTTGATCCGTTGGGTTACCGGGCTCCCTctaaaaaaagggaaaaagtgCAGAGGTCAAAGTTGCTTGAAGAAACTGATGAAATGGATTGGTGTGTGAGGGCGAGAAAGAAGGCCCTGAAATCAATTGAAGCAAGGGGCATGAGTCATCTGATTGAAGATTTGGTTACtgttaagaagaaaaagaaggacaaGAAGAAGTTGGAAAGcaagaagaaaataatagtaAAGAAAATTGAGAATATAGAAGATCTTGACTTTAGCTTAGAGGACGAGTTCCCACAGCCTATCAATCCTCTGAATGATGTTGACGATCTGAAAAGGAGAGTGAGTATGTTTTCCAATGGAGTGTTTatagaaaagaaggaaaaaacaaaGGAAGAATTTGTCAATAGGCTTTCTCAATTCTCTGGGCCATCTGATCATAGAAAAGAAGTCAATTTGAACAAAGCAATCACTGAAGCACAGACTGCAGATGATGTTTTAGAGATAACTTATGAAACAATTGTTGCAGTTGCAAAAGGCCTAAGCCCTTCTCCTCTGTCCCCCTTGAACATTGCCACCGCTCTTCATCGCATTGCTAAGAATATGGAGAAGGTTACTATGACGAGAACTCGAAGATTGGCTTTTGCTCGACAAAAGGAGATGTCTATGCTTGTTAGTGTTGCGATGACAGCCTTACCTGAGTGCTCTGCACAAGGAATCTCGAACATATCTTGGGCACTGTCCAAAATTGGAGGTGAACTGCTTTATCTTTCAGAAATGGATAGAATTGCAGAGGTTGCACTGACCAAGGTTGGGGATTTCAACTCCCAAAACATTGCTAATATAGCAGGTGCATTTGCTGCAATGCAGCATTCTGCCCCTGATCTTTTCTCTGAGTTGTCGAAAAGGGCTTCAATCATAATTCACACTTTTCAAGAACAAGAGCTAGCTCAACTTTTATGGGCTTTTGCTTCGCTATATGAGCCAGCTGACCTTGTATTTGATTCTTTAGACATAGTCTTCAAAGATAGTTGCCAATTGAGAGGTTGCACAAGTGAAAAGACATCAAGTAATGATGAACAAATCAGTGTTGACAGAACTGGTGCCCTAAATGGATCTCTGAGCTCTCCTGTACTCACTTTAACGAGGGACCAGCTTGGGACAATAGCTTGGTCCTATGCTGTCTTTGGACAAATGGACAGGAGTTTCTTCTCTCATGTCTGGAAAACTCTCCGCAATTATGAGGAGCAAAGGGTTTCCGAGTTTTACAGGGAGGATATCATGTTTGCTTCTCAAGTTCATCTTGTAAACCAGTGCTTGAAGCTTGAATTCCCACATCTTCAGTTGTCCTTATGTGGTGAGTTTGAGGAGAAAGTTGCCCTTGCTGGAAAAACTAAAAGGTTTAATCAGAAAATAACTTCATCGTTTCAAAAAGAGGTTGGACGCCTACTCATAAGCACTGGCCTTGAATGGGTCAAAGAATATGTTGTGGATGGTTACACTTTGGATGCTGTGCTTGTTGATAAGAAGCTTGCTTTGGAGATTGATGGTCCAACTCATTTCTCGAGAAATACTG GTGTTCCATTAGGACATACCATGTTAAAACGTCGATACATCACTGCTTGTGGTTGGAAAGTCGCTTCTGTATCCCATCTGGAG TGGGAGGAAACTCAAGGGGCGTTTGAACAAGTAGAGTACCTTAGGAACATCCTAAAAAATCATCTAGATGAGGGATACGCCGAAACTACTCTGACTGGGGTAAAGTGA